The Catenuloplanes niger genome includes a window with the following:
- a CDS encoding ATP-binding protein, with amino-acid sequence MALSRPAGMFDREREWRALTAFATDPAPGATLGVVSGRRRQGKTYLLRALCAATGGFYFGADEATDRDSLNRLGAALAEHGGAPAPFVFDGWHTAIDALLALGRERRVPVVIDEFPYLARANPQLPSIVQNAFAPLRPERDDSRAALLLCGSAMSFMGKLLSGNAPLRGRAGLELVVPTLDHRLAAEFWEVADPVTALRVNAIVGGTPAYRREFVRDDTPAGPDDFDDWVLRTVLSPTSPLFREARYLLADEPELHDISLYHSVLAAIASGNAQRGGIASYLGRKSSDLAHPLNVLEDSGLVTREPDVFRDNRTTFRIAEPLVTFYHAVMRPIWSDLEHTRDATRLWQRSQRRFLGSVLGPHFEQVCRSWARHMAPPDLFGDYPNVVGTGAVHDPAGRTSHQVDVVVFGLDDDDRRPLLAIGEAKWGERMGLGHLDRLRRIRTLLTAQGRFGAEHARLACFSGVGFHDDLLEAARRDDSVVLVTAADLYRS; translated from the coding sequence GTGGCGCTGTCGAGACCGGCGGGCATGTTCGACCGGGAGCGCGAGTGGCGTGCGCTCACCGCCTTCGCGACCGACCCCGCCCCCGGCGCCACGCTCGGCGTGGTCTCGGGCCGGCGCCGGCAGGGCAAGACCTACCTGCTGCGGGCGTTGTGCGCCGCGACCGGCGGCTTCTACTTCGGGGCCGACGAGGCCACCGACCGGGACTCGCTGAACCGGCTCGGTGCCGCGCTCGCCGAGCACGGCGGCGCACCCGCGCCGTTCGTCTTCGACGGCTGGCACACGGCGATCGACGCGCTGCTCGCGCTGGGCCGGGAGCGCCGGGTCCCGGTCGTCATCGACGAGTTCCCGTACCTGGCGCGCGCCAACCCGCAGCTGCCCTCGATCGTGCAGAACGCGTTCGCGCCGCTGCGCCCGGAACGGGACGACAGCCGGGCCGCGCTGCTGCTCTGCGGCTCCGCGATGTCGTTCATGGGGAAGCTGCTCAGCGGCAACGCGCCGCTGCGCGGCCGGGCCGGGCTGGAGCTGGTCGTCCCCACCCTCGACCATCGGCTCGCGGCCGAGTTCTGGGAGGTCGCCGACCCGGTGACCGCGCTGCGGGTCAACGCGATCGTCGGCGGCACCCCCGCGTACCGGCGGGAGTTCGTCCGGGACGACACCCCCGCCGGGCCGGACGACTTCGACGACTGGGTGCTGCGCACGGTCCTCTCCCCCACCAGCCCGCTGTTCCGCGAGGCCCGCTACCTGCTGGCGGACGAGCCCGAGCTGCACGACATATCGCTCTACCACTCCGTGCTCGCCGCGATCGCGTCCGGCAACGCGCAGCGCGGGGGCATCGCGAGCTATCTCGGCCGGAAGAGCAGCGACCTGGCGCATCCGCTCAACGTCCTGGAGGACAGCGGGCTGGTCACGCGCGAGCCGGACGTCTTCCGGGACAACCGGACCACGTTCCGGATCGCGGAGCCGCTGGTCACCTTCTACCACGCGGTCATGCGCCCGATCTGGTCCGACCTCGAGCACACGCGCGACGCGACCCGGCTGTGGCAGCGCAGCCAGCGACGGTTCCTGGGCAGCGTGCTCGGGCCGCACTTCGAGCAGGTCTGCCGGAGCTGGGCCCGGCACATGGCCCCACCCGACCTGTTCGGCGACTATCCGAACGTGGTCGGCACCGGCGCCGTGCACGACCCGGCCGGGCGGACGTCGCACCAGGTCGACGTCGTGGTGTTCGGCCTGGACGACGACGACCGCCGGCCGTTGCTCGCGATCGGCGAGGCGAAGTGGGGCGAACGGATGGGCCTCGGGCACCTCGACCGGCTGCGCCGGATCCGCACGCTGCTGACCGCGCAGGGCCGGTTCGGCGCGGAGCACGCCCGGCTGGCCTGCTTCAGCGGCGTGGGGTTCCACGACGACCTGCTCGAGGCCGCCCGCCGGGACGACAGCGTCGTCCTGGTCACCGCGGCCGACCTCTACCGGTCCTGA
- a CDS encoding LacI family DNA-binding transcriptional regulator — protein sequence MATIRELARHCGVSVATVSRVFNTPEVVSRETRQRVEAAAVEIGYLPNESARTLATKKSNMIGLVWDTDHRRTGWRHPFLQEILVALKTALSAHGLHLLLLATGADEPDRHLRAVRRHNLDGVVLIDNGSRDPAVLGLAEAGIPCVALDLPLSGPCCTYVTSDNAGGARQAVDHLVRLGHRRIATIAGPARTGPGTDRLTGFRAALAAHDVPLPPEYVVTGDFYLDSGRAAMRELLLLGAPPTAVFAAGDEMAIGALQAAAEAGLRVPDDLAIVGFDDIEPAALIPPGLTTVAQDRAGFGTAAAEALIAMIQAAPDTPAPAPITLSTALVRRGTA from the coding sequence ATGGCGACGATCCGCGAACTGGCCCGGCACTGCGGCGTCTCCGTGGCCACGGTGTCCCGCGTGTTCAACACGCCGGAGGTGGTCAGCCGCGAGACCCGGCAGCGCGTCGAGGCCGCGGCCGTGGAGATCGGCTATCTGCCGAACGAGTCCGCGCGCACGCTCGCCACCAAGAAGTCGAACATGATCGGCCTGGTCTGGGACACCGACCACCGGCGCACCGGCTGGCGGCACCCGTTCCTGCAGGAGATCCTGGTCGCGCTGAAGACCGCGCTCTCCGCCCACGGCCTGCACCTGTTGCTGCTCGCCACCGGCGCGGACGAGCCGGACCGGCACCTGCGGGCGGTGCGGCGGCACAACCTGGACGGCGTGGTCCTGATCGACAACGGCAGCCGGGACCCGGCCGTGCTCGGGCTGGCCGAGGCGGGCATCCCGTGCGTGGCGCTGGACCTGCCGCTGAGCGGGCCGTGCTGCACGTACGTCACGTCCGACAACGCCGGCGGCGCCCGCCAGGCCGTCGACCACCTGGTGCGACTCGGCCACCGCCGGATAGCCACGATCGCCGGCCCGGCCCGCACCGGGCCCGGCACCGACCGGCTGACCGGCTTCCGTGCCGCGCTGGCCGCGCACGACGTCCCGCTGCCGCCGGAGTACGTGGTGACCGGCGACTTCTACCTGGACAGCGGCCGGGCCGCCATGCGCGAGCTGCTGCTGCTCGGCGCGCCGCCCACCGCGGTCTTCGCGGCCGGCGACGAGATGGCGATCGGCGCGCTCCAGGCCGCCGCCGAGGCCGGCCTGCGCGTCCCGGACGACCTCGCGATCGTCGGCTTCGACGACATCGAGCCGGCCGCGCTCATCCCGCCCGGCCTCACCACGGTCGCGCAGGACCGCGCCGGCTTCGGCACCGCCGCGGCCGAGGCGCTGATCGCGATGATCCAGGCCGCCCCGGACACGCCCGCACCGGCCCCGATCACGCTGTCCACCGCGCTGGTGCGCCGCGGCACGGCCTGA
- a CDS encoding GH1 family beta-glucosidase, with amino-acid sequence MSLIEIDEREKPRLPDVPAGFVWGAATAAYQIEGGAAEDGRGPSIWDTFTRVPGAIADGSSGDVACDHYHRWAEDVDLLGELGADAYRFSISWSRVLPTGAGPVNQAGLDFYRRLVDRLGERGIRPFVTLYHWDLPQALEDLGGWRSRDTAERFAEYTGVIADALGDRVQDWITLNEPYCTSITGYAEGRHAPGAREGHGALAAVHHLLLGHGLATRVLRERRPDARVGITLNLSPAVPASGSAADRAAADRQDLLVNRQFTDPVLAGEYPAGLTDLYAGVTDFGFRRDGDLEIISAPLDFLGVNYYYRIHVADAPFAEPDPAKRSAYDIAVRTFKPEGVPVTDLGWPIEPEGLRATLTGLAGRFPALPPVYVTENGRAELAPGPVPDPERIDFVAGHLAAVREAMDAGVDVRGYFYWSLIDNFEWARGYGPRFGLVHIDYPTGTRTPKTSFRWLRDQLRSRP; translated from the coding sequence ATGAGTCTGATCGAGATAGACGAGCGTGAAAAGCCGAGGCTGCCGGACGTTCCGGCCGGCTTCGTCTGGGGCGCGGCGACGGCCGCGTACCAGATCGAGGGCGGTGCCGCGGAGGACGGGCGCGGGCCGTCGATCTGGGACACGTTCACCCGGGTGCCCGGCGCCATCGCGGACGGCAGCAGCGGCGACGTGGCCTGCGATCACTACCACCGCTGGGCCGAGGACGTGGACCTGCTCGGCGAGCTGGGCGCGGACGCGTACCGTTTCTCGATCTCCTGGTCCCGGGTGCTGCCCACCGGTGCCGGCCCGGTCAACCAGGCCGGGCTCGACTTCTACCGGCGGCTCGTCGACCGGCTGGGCGAGCGCGGCATCCGCCCGTTCGTCACGCTCTACCACTGGGACCTGCCGCAGGCGCTGGAGGACCTGGGCGGCTGGCGGTCCCGGGACACCGCGGAGCGGTTCGCGGAGTACACCGGCGTGATCGCGGACGCGCTCGGCGACCGGGTGCAGGACTGGATCACGCTCAACGAGCCCTACTGCACCAGCATCACCGGGTACGCGGAGGGCCGCCACGCGCCCGGCGCGCGCGAGGGTCACGGCGCGCTCGCGGCCGTGCACCACCTGCTGCTCGGCCACGGCCTGGCCACCCGGGTGCTGCGCGAGCGCCGCCCGGACGCGCGCGTCGGCATCACGCTCAACCTGTCACCCGCGGTCCCGGCCAGCGGCAGCGCGGCCGACCGAGCCGCGGCCGACCGGCAGGACCTGCTGGTCAACCGCCAGTTCACCGACCCGGTACTGGCCGGGGAGTACCCCGCGGGCCTGACCGACCTCTACGCCGGCGTGACCGACTTCGGCTTCCGGCGGGACGGCGACCTGGAGATCATCTCCGCGCCGCTGGACTTCCTCGGCGTCAACTACTACTACCGCATCCACGTGGCGGACGCGCCGTTCGCCGAGCCGGACCCGGCGAAGCGCTCCGCGTACGACATCGCGGTCCGCACGTTCAAGCCCGAGGGCGTGCCGGTCACCGACCTCGGCTGGCCGATCGAGCCGGAGGGCCTGCGCGCCACGCTCACCGGCCTGGCCGGCCGCTTCCCGGCACTGCCGCCGGTCTACGTCACCGAGAACGGCCGCGCCGAGCTGGCCCCGGGCCCGGTGCCGGATCCGGAACGGATCGACTTCGTCGCCGGCCACCTGGCCGCGGTGCGCGAGGCGATGGACGCGGGCGTGGACGTGCGCGGCTACTTCTACTGGTCGCTGATCGACAACTTCGAGTGGGCCCGCGGCTACGGCCCCCGCTTCGGCCTGGTCCACATCGACTACCCGACCGGCACCCGCACCCCCAAGACCAGCTTCCGCTGGCTCCGGGACCAGCTGCGCTCCCGGCCGTGA
- the mmuM gene encoding homocysteine S-methyltransferase, whose translation MGFADALATGPLVLDGGLATQLEAGGADLSGELWSARLLRDDPAAIVAAHTAYLRAGADVLTTASYQATLPGFARAGIAAPEAAALLHRSVALARETARGRAWVAASAGPYGAMLADGSEYRGNYGLSVRELAAFHRPRLEILAEAAPDVLALETVPDAREAEALLTALDGLGVPAWLSFTVAGTRTRAGQPLAEAVALTAGVDAIVAVGVNCCDPADAAAAVPVARQASGGKPVVVYPNSGETWDATARAWTGDPLPPEIPPGAALVGGCCRVGPAAIEAVARAIGADRR comes from the coding sequence ATGGGTTTCGCGGATGCGCTGGCCACCGGCCCGCTGGTGCTCGACGGTGGGCTGGCCACGCAGCTGGAGGCGGGCGGCGCGGACCTCTCCGGCGAGCTGTGGTCGGCCCGCCTGCTGCGCGACGACCCGGCCGCGATCGTCGCCGCGCACACCGCCTACCTGCGGGCCGGCGCGGACGTGCTGACCACCGCGAGCTACCAGGCCACGCTGCCCGGCTTCGCCCGTGCCGGGATCGCCGCGCCCGAGGCCGCCGCGCTGCTGCACCGCAGCGTGGCGCTGGCCCGGGAGACCGCGCGGGGGCGCGCGTGGGTCGCCGCGTCCGCCGGACCGTACGGCGCGATGCTGGCCGACGGGTCGGAGTACCGCGGGAACTACGGCCTGAGCGTGCGCGAGCTGGCCGCGTTCCACCGGCCCCGGCTGGAGATCCTCGCCGAGGCCGCGCCGGACGTGCTGGCGCTGGAGACCGTCCCGGACGCCCGCGAGGCCGAGGCGCTGCTGACCGCGCTGGACGGTCTGGGCGTACCCGCGTGGCTGTCCTTCACCGTCGCCGGCACCCGCACCCGCGCCGGCCAGCCGCTCGCCGAGGCCGTCGCGCTGACCGCCGGCGTCGACGCGATCGTGGCGGTCGGCGTGAACTGCTGCGACCCGGCCGACGCGGCCGCGGCCGTCCCGGTCGCCCGGCAGGCCAGCGGCGGGAAACCCGTGGTCGTCTACCCGAACAGCGGCGAGACCTGGGACGCGACGGCACGCGCCTGGACCGGGGACCCGCTCCCACCCGAGATCCCGCCGGGTGCCGCGCTGGTCGGCGGCTGCTGCCGCGTCGGCCCGGCCGCGATCGAGGCGGTCGCGCGCGCGATCGGCGCGGACCGGCGGTAG